GTTCCTCTTCCACCACTTTGGCCATCTCCGCACTTGGGGAACGGCCATACATGCGGGTGTTCATCAGGTCGAATATACTTTTGGCCAGCTCACGACCATAAACGTGGATCATCTGTGCCATATTCTGCATTCCCAGGACAAAACAGCCGCCGAATTTACGCGCTTCAGCCATCGTTTCTGCCAGTTCGGGGATGCGCTGAAGGCTGGGAATTTCGTCACAGATAAACCACACTCGCCGGTCGCTGTTCTCCCCCATACTCTGTAAAAACATAGTGGCCAGTGATAACCAGAGAGATATCAGAGGCCGGACACTTTTGCGGTGTCGGGCCTGTGTGGAAATAAAGAGCCAGCTGCTGTCGTACTTCGACTGTGTCATCCATTCGCGGATGGTAAACGGGGGTTTGGTACCGTCATCCAGTCCCTGCAGGTATCGCAGTGATTTGGCATAGTTGGTGACTACTGAACGGATCGATATGGCGGTCTTTTCAATTTTCTCCTCAACCAGGTTTGCCGATGGGGTGTTGGCCAGATAATCACGCAGGCTTTTCATGCTGAGGGACAACAATGTCTTGAGAAATTTCTCAATGTTGCGCTCCGGGTCAGCAGACATCCTTATGGCCAGGTCAGCATAAATGGTCCGAGAACTGGATACCCAGAAGGGGTCGGACTCTCCTTCAACGGGGATAAGACTCGTTGCAAGGTTGTCATAGTCCACAGCATCAACACACTCTCCCCACATATCCCAGTTAGCGCAGCGTTCATCATGAGCGTTAAGAATGAAATCAGTGCGGGGGTTGTAGTGGGTTTCAGTAAATGTACAGCCTGAATCATAGATAATGGCCCGATCGCCACGTTTTCGGATGAACTCCAGCAGCCAGCGAATAAGAGTCGACTTACCCACGCCAATCGTGCCGTGGATCAGGAAGTTCATTACTTCGGCCATCCTGACCATGTGTAATTCACCCACACGTAAGTCGGACAGTTCTCCACTCTTACGCAGTAGCCGGTTCACCTCGGCCGGGTTTTCCGTCAGTTGCATGCCGGAAATATACTGGTCTTCACTTTCCTTGCGGCCAATGTCGGCAATGTACCAGGCGATGCCCACGAATACACACATGCTGAACACACCGCTGACCAGCACGGCCCACTGCAGTTCATTGAAAAACTGCTCCCCCATAGCCGTCATGTAAGGGTCTGTGAGTATCTGTGGCAGGGTCATTTTCAGAACCATCTGCGTCTGAGTGGCGGCATACCAGTAATGGATGTCATAGAGTTTTGGAGTGCCCGGCGGCATCAGGTTGATGAAGCTGCTGTTAATGCTGGAAAACCACCACAGTGAGCCGTTATCGAAAACCTCCTGTGGTATGCGTAAGAAAAAGATGACGGCTGCCAGCACAGCAAAAAGGATGAAGATCCAGAATCCTATCCAGTTATTGACCTGAAAGAACATGCGCCAGCGATAGGCAGTCATCTGCCCACCCTGAGTGAGATTTTTACCTGCAAAGCTCATAGAATTTACCCGGCAGTAATCGCATCGCCAGAACGGCAACGAGATAAACGGTTGGTTAAAAAAAGAGATTCCAGCGCTCGCCGCAGACATGACTGCGCCTGTGCAGTCATGTGAGGAAGCGAAATATCACAGGAATAACGACAGGCACTTACGCTCTGGAGCATAAATGCGCTATATTTATGCGCATACATAATGCGCAGAGGATTTAACAATGAATACGACTATGCGGTCGCGCAAAAGAAGCACCAATATTTCGCTGGATGCCGCCCTGGTGGACGAAGCGAAGATGCTTAACATCAATCTTTCAGCAGCCCTTAATTCTGCTCTTGAAGACGTGGTCCGTGCCGAACGTCAGGCCAGATGGAGACAGGAAAACAAAGCGGCTATTGATGCTATGAACAAATTTACTGCTGAACATATTATTCCCGGCAGCAGTGCAGCACTGAGAGTCTTCAAATGAATCAGGGGACCGTATTCAGAAGACTGGACAATCCGGAATATCCGTATTTCGTCATTGCGCAGTCCGATCAGTTAATCGATCTCAATACACGGGTCATCATTCCTTTTGTCAGATGGCGCCAGTCATTACCTGGAATGAGCAAGATTAATCCCGTCGTTAACATCGATGGTGAACGATATATTCTGATGACGCAGCTGATTCAGACGGTCTATCTTCATGAGCTTGATGAGGAGGATATTCACAGTTACCGCCCTGAGATGAGAGATCTCATCGTCAGTGCGGTAGACTTTCTTGTTACAGGTAGCTAACTCTTAGAACCAAAAACGATACCTTTCTCCTGCATGCACCGTCGCCATGCCGATCCAGGGTCTCCGTTATCCAGAATCTCGGATTCAACATATGGGATATCCTCTAATACGAGGAATTGTGTTGTTGAATCCCCCACTCGTACATAATAAGAATCTATTTTCTTGATGGCTCTGAGTGTAGTTTTTCCATTTTTACCCAAAGAGGACGAATGGACAACCGAGGTACATTGATCGGCAGCTGATGTAACTGAACTAAATTCAGTTTGGTTATTACCAGAACAGCCAGAGAGTATCGCAACCGTTGAAATCAAGACATAATAAAACTTAAGTTTCTTCATGTTCTTTCCTAAGACAATACTGATTCAGGACAACAACTTAATTAAAGTAGGTTACATAATGCCAGCGATAGACTTAGCTAGCTGTGCTTCCAGAACCGGTTTCGCCTCTTCAAACTTTAGGTTTACCTTATTGGCATTGGACACTACTCGGGTCTGATATTTTGCCCTGTTACCTTGCTCAGTACTCGTCTGCACCTTAACTCCAGAAGTTCCTTGCTTCAAAGCGGCAACATTATCCGTTGTGACAGTGGCTTTACTGCGCTCAGAGATTTGCAGATCGGTCACCATCGTGTAGTTAATATCTTCAACCATCGCATCAGCGGCCATACCGATCAGACCGCTGGCTAGGCCAACTCCGAGTGTGGCCCCTGCAGAACTTGAGTTATACGCAGTGATACCTGCACCAAGAGCTGCGCCCATCGCGGCTCCTTCGTAGCCCGTTTTCAGGAAGCCCTGCGATTCACGCAGGTCCATTTTCTCAGCCTTCAGAACGTTGGCCTGAATCCAGTAGTCGGCCGTATCAGGAGAACTGGAAACCCGGTAACCTTTTGCGGCCAGTTCACTGGTAATTTTCGCCTGCAGGCCTGACATGTCTTTGTCGGACGTATTGCGAATCTGGAGATAAACAGTCTTCTCTGAAGATGGTTCCAGCCAGATGGTTTCACTCATCTGGGTCTTCACGTCAAGATTGCGCTTTTTCACAGCAGTGGACATGGCTCCACAGCCCGAAAGTACCAGGGTAGAGGCAACTAAAGTGACAACTGCATACTGTTTTAATTTCATGGTTTATCCTGTTTGTTTTACAAGCACATCATTTATCCTGAATTTCATTTTTGAATTCATTGATACAGAACATAAGTCCAGGATTTTTCCTAACACTCCCCAATAAGTTCGACATTAAAATACAGCATTAGAAATGCTACACAATTAATGATGTAAATTAATTAATTAGAAGGGGAAACTGAAAATAATGTAATAGAAAAGGTTAATTAAAATTTAGACAAATGCACAAGAAACAGCATCACTGATGCGGATATCACCTATAAATGTGATAACCGCAAACTTGCCAATAATGGGACCTAATCGTTTAAATTTTCTGACTTATACTCTTCAGCTTTCCTAATATGGGACCAATGCCATATCTGGTCATTTCGGCGCTAACAACGGTTTGCATAATTAAAAAAGGAAGCATAATAGCTACTGGTGATAAGACTAAAACCCAAGGAGCCTCGACAGATATTATAGCCACAGATGTATTACATAAGAAAAAGAACACTGCAAACTTTGAAATGATTTTTTTTAATCGCCCTATGATTAAAGACTTAGCTCTTGCCTCTTTGCTAAGAGATAAATAGGCTAGAGCGGGGCCATACAACGCCATTCCGATAAATAATGAAAAAACCAGAGCTAAGGAGCTAGCCGCAAGAATAAATCCATATTCACCAGTCAAAGTGGTCATATTGTCGAAATGATCAATATGAGGCACGAAACTATATACAGTCCACATGACAGCCAGCGCATAAACCGCGGCACAACTCAGAGGCAATAGCATACTTAGTTTCAAAGCATGTAAAGGACTAATCAATGGTCTATTATAGTCTTCAATACTTTCAGCCAACATTCGAATGTCATTATTTACATCTGCCTGTGTAATCACTATGCACACTCCTATCACCCTGCTTTTTTGCGCAATTCAGCCAACCTAGCTTGAACATCTTCTACGCTCGGGTCCGTAGGGATAAAATTTTGTTTTCCCTTCTCAGTTTCATAACCCGAGGCAAATTTACCCTGAGCGTTTTCTTGTTCTCCTTTTAATATACCACTGGATGCCTGAACAGTGGATTGTTTTTTAGCAATTTCATCAGCAGAATCGTTGATATTATGCAGATTATCAGATCTTTGTTCCGCAGCCCTACGTTTCAAGTCATTTTGAGGCTCAAAAGTCTTTCCAGCCTGTTCACGCAATCTTTGCTGATTTTCCTTGAAAGAATCAGACATATCATTGCCTGTGATACGCCCGCCCGCGGCATTTCTGTCAGAGGTGATGTTTATCGCCGTACTTACTTGTTCAGTTTCAGAGGCATACTCGCTGCTACCTACTGAATGGTTTTCACCACGATGATTGTTAACTACTGGGGCTGAACGGTATTCTTCACCACCATATTGATTTCTAGTATGGCCACTATGATTCTCAGCACTTCTCATTGTCTGTCCATCGCTGTAACTATGTCCTGAATCTGCTAAGGACGATTCATTTGCTCGGGCAGAAGTATCTTGCCTTAATGGCATGTTCTGATCGCCATACAATCTATTACTCCCATATAAATGTGAGTCGCCAGAAGATGCACTAATTACCCCTTCTGAACTTTCTGACATATTGTAATGCCCACTCCCTTGTGTATCTGCAGCTCCTGTCATTTGCTGATTACTCTGAGCAGGATGCACAATATGTTTACCACTGAATGGTTCATGCTCTGAACCGGTTACAAGGTCTGAACGACCCTGCTGATAATCTCCGGTAATTTCAGGTTTCAGACGTTCATTCACAAACTCCATTGCCGCTTCACGCGCACTTGGGGCACTTGTCAGCATACTCTGTGCTTTGTCGCCATACTTATTAGCCGCCCAATCCACAAACTCCTGAGTGTAGTTGGTATCCAGGCTTGCACTCTGATTCTGTGCAATAGTGGCCATACGGCTGAACTCATCGCTCTGTGTCGAACTGGTTGTGTACTGATGATACTTACTTTCCGCATCATTAAGCGTGGCTGCAAATTGTTGAACATTGCTGGTTGCCGCATTCTCCGTATGATTTGAGCCATCACTCACTCGGCTACTGGTAACCATATCCATACCCTGACGGAAGTCATTAACTGCCTGGCTGTTCTTGTCATGTCGCAGATCTTGCGTACTGGAGTTAGTATTTTGTGTTCCGTGTGAACTCCCATCAGTCCCTTTGTACTCAACCCCCGTATGCCCCTCCACACCTCCGCTGGCACCCAAAGTCCATTTGCCAATTTTGCCTATAGCTGAATCCCCAATATCTGCTTTACCATAAATTTTACCACCCGCATTAAAGCTGCCTTCCTGTGATTTAGACATCAACTGGTTGTATGCTTCCTGCGTGGAGATATTGTTTGCTTTGGCGTAGCTCTCCGCAGCGGACATCATCATACTTGCGCCACGTGTGGCATTTGTTGCCTGGCTGTTTTCACTGCCTGAACTCAGGCTGTCACTGGTACCACTCTGGCGAGATAACTGCGACAGTTGAGACCAGCCACTAGTCACGCTATGGTTATAGCCATCCAGTGCTGTTTGTGCCTGAACCTGCGACTGACGCGCTGATTCCTGAAATCCACTGCTGGCCAGCTGGCTGAGTTTCATATTCACCGGGAGATTAGACATAGCACCAGAGCCATCAATAACAGTATGGCCACCGGCAGTCATTGTCTGTGTAGAACCATTATCAGCCTGCCATGTCTGTTGGCCCTGACGTTGTACCAGGTTTGTATCCATTTTGTTCTGGTTTACGTTGTCCATCGACATATTGTTAAACGACCAGTTTCCATCTGCAGTCGTGGAAGATACACCTGCAGCCGTGAAGGCCGCCGAACTAAGCATACCTCCTGCAACCTGTGATCCGATTGCCGCCGCGCCCCGGGTAAGGTAGAACGAGAGAACAGGAATCGAGAGTGAAAGATATCCGGCCAGGTTTGCCACATCCGAATGCTGTAACGCCACAATATCTTTGTTAGAGAGGACGAGTGCCGTCCCTCCAGTTTTCGACTGCAACCAGTAATTTGAGGCGTAGTTAAGGATGGCGAACATGATTGGCCATAGCTGGAAATAGATAAAACCACTCACGTATATTTTCAGTGTATTCAGGCCGAATACACCGTGGTTAGTGGCCGCTAAAGCAATCATTAACGGGAAAAGACACACCAGGATCAACATCAGCAGTGATTGAGCAAATGGCAGTGTGCGTGTTGCCAGTTCGTTCCCTGATGCCCAACTGAGCCGTTGCTTAGTGGCCGCATTCTCTGTCGCCAGATTCAGCAAGTTTGCGGTATCTGACGAACGGGCTGCGAACCCTTTAATTCCCTGTCGTATCGCGCTGTTGGTGATATTGTTCTTCATAATCTGCGAGGCAGTCATTCCTCCGGCATAAAAGAAGCCGTAGCTGTCCCCCATCGCACTGGAAAGCAGTGTTGCTCCATTGATTTTATTGCCGAATATCTTCTGCGTCAGCCAGGTAAACGTGGCGCTGCCAGGATTAGCTTCAACGTTGGCCAGCGTTTTAATTTCCGCAGCTGCCTGTTGGCAGGTTATAAACTGCCTCGTTGTGGAGGATGTTTTAAATATTCCACGCAACGGGCTTGGGTTACTGGTGATTAGCGCCAGCGGATCGGACGAGTTAAGCAGCTGATTCACGGTGTATTTCCCGTTCAGCAAAATGTCACCAATTACGCAGTTTTCCACATAATCCGGCAGCATCTGTGCCAGTTCCGGGTTCTGTGTCGTGAAGTCACTTGTTTCGGCCACTATCTGTGAACCAAAAAGCATCCCCGTTTTGCTGTAGGTTACTGAGTCCGGGCGAGCCATCAGAGAATCGTATAACGAAGTCATCTTATAGCCGACACTTGTCGTCAGAGAGGCAATACCAGCCAGCCCAACCGGAACATTATCGGTTTTCCAGACAGCTGCAGGATCAGATATATCGATCACCTGAACGGAACGCTTCGGAACTAACAAAATCGTGGTAATAATCATGAAAACAGCCAGCCACTGCACAAACAACATCGGGTTACGTTGTTTGATAAACATGATCAACGCAGCCAGTACCCCGAAGGTTCCCGCCATACGCAGCAGCGTACTGAATGTACTGGATCCGATGAGGGTAACAACGGCGTCCAGCGCCGTTTTCCACATCCCCCCACCGTAAATGGTGTAAATCTCAAGCATCAGCGATCACCCCAATGGTAGTTGCTCTGGTATGAGCCGGAAACGATGGTGGATACCTGCTGTTGCAGGTACTGCATATTGCGGTCGATACCATCCAGCGCATTCTGATCTGCAGCTGACTGCAGTTTCATGTCAGCCAGAAGCCCCTGCGCGTGAATAACGTTGTCACGCAGCTTCGCGGCGGCTTCTTCCGGGAAATTTTTACCCGCCAGGGACATACTGGCCTGTTTAACAAGCTCCT
Above is a genomic segment from Citrobacter arsenatis containing:
- the traD gene encoding type IV conjugative transfer system coupling protein TraD, whose amino-acid sequence is MSFAGKNLTQGGQMTAYRWRMFFQVNNWIGFWIFILFAVLAAVIFFLRIPQEVFDNGSLWWFSSINSSFINLMPPGTPKLYDIHYWYAATQTQMVLKMTLPQILTDPYMTAMGEQFFNELQWAVLVSGVFSMCVFVGIAWYIADIGRKESEDQYISGMQLTENPAEVNRLLRKSGELSDLRVGELHMVRMAEVMNFLIHGTIGVGKSTLIRWLLEFIRKRGDRAIIYDSGCTFTETHYNPRTDFILNAHDERCANWDMWGECVDAVDYDNLATSLIPVEGESDPFWVSSSRTIYADLAIRMSADPERNIEKFLKTLLSLSMKSLRDYLANTPSANLVEEKIEKTAISIRSVVTNYAKSLRYLQGLDDGTKPPFTIREWMTQSKYDSSWLFISTQARHRKSVRPLISLWLSLATMFLQSMGENSDRRVWFICDEIPSLQRIPELAETMAEARKFGGCFVLGMQNMAQMIHVYGRELAKSIFDLMNTRMYGRSPSAEMAKVVEEELGHQRKRKIREQNSYGLDQVRDGVSLGKDEVNDPIVDYDQIMRLPNLSFYVRMPGEYPVVRLKLKFRKPKKHQPGLIERNIRDALSPELEKVIKKNERAASAAGLTFPTGDEILEKSGANTAASGGDTGITSRPSAIVTEKETPPAGVTPVRATEPELKQEDIISPPVIPEKKSSVVKVSSVEKNNVFPLLFTRQAPQETPTPSVSASANDSPCSGEPTIPVVPDPVVQDSTLPAALRGLRHRTSGTEQPVTSALDMLQKARQRPNASGNDQQGDESAAGETLNLDARITPNSDGGITVTTSGKTVRTDTSPETHQTNKRLAQDEENILLHRNPDDPGYGEHDQHYDDREPEL
- a CDS encoding type II toxin-antitoxin system CcdA family antitoxin translates to MNTTMRSRKRSTNISLDAALVDEAKMLNINLSAALNSALEDVVRAERQARWRQENKAAIDAMNKFTAEHIIPGSSAALRVFK
- a CDS encoding CcdB family protein; translation: MNQGTVFRRLDNPEYPYFVIAQSDQLIDLNTRVIIPFVRWRQSLPGMSKINPVVNIDGERYILMTQLIQTVYLHELDEEDIHSYRPEMRDLIVSAVDFLVTGS
- the traT gene encoding conjugal transfer complement resistance protein TraT → MKLKQYAVVTLVASTLVLSGCGAMSTAVKKRNLDVKTQMSETIWLEPSSEKTVYLQIRNTSDKDMSGLQAKITSELAAKGYRVSSSPDTADYWIQANVLKAEKMDLRESQGFLKTGYEGAAMGAALGAGITAYNSSSAGATLGVGLASGLIGMAADAMVEDINYTMVTDLQISERSKATVTTDNVAALKQGTSGVKVQTSTEQGNRAKYQTRVVSNANKVNLKFEEAKPVLEAQLAKSIAGIM
- the traG gene encoding conjugal transfer mating-pair stabilization protein TraG; this encodes MLEIYTIYGGGMWKTALDAVVTLIGSSTFSTLLRMAGTFGVLAALIMFIKQRNPMLFVQWLAVFMIITTILLVPKRSVQVIDISDPAAVWKTDNVPVGLAGIASLTTSVGYKMTSLYDSLMARPDSVTYSKTGMLFGSQIVAETSDFTTQNPELAQMLPDYVENCVIGDILLNGKYTVNQLLNSSDPLALITSNPSPLRGIFKTSSTTRQFITCQQAAAEIKTLANVEANPGSATFTWLTQKIFGNKINGATLLSSAMGDSYGFFYAGGMTASQIMKNNITNSAIRQGIKGFAARSSDTANLLNLATENAATKQRLSWASGNELATRTLPFAQSLLMLILVCLFPLMIALAATNHGVFGLNTLKIYVSGFIYFQLWPIMFAILNYASNYWLQSKTGGTALVLSNKDIVALQHSDVANLAGYLSLSIPVLSFYLTRGAAAIGSQVAGGMLSSAAFTAAGVSSTTADGNWSFNNMSMDNVNQNKMDTNLVQRQGQQTWQADNGSTQTMTAGGHTVIDGSGAMSNLPVNMKLSQLASSGFQESARQSQVQAQTALDGYNHSVTSGWSQLSQLSRQSGTSDSLSSGSENSQATNATRGASMMMSAAESYAKANNISTQEAYNQLMSKSQEGSFNAGGKIYGKADIGDSAIGKIGKWTLGASGGVEGHTGVEYKGTDGSSHGTQNTNSSTQDLRHDKNSQAVNDFRQGMDMVTSSRVSDGSNHTENAATSNVQQFAATLNDAESKYHQYTTSSTQSDEFSRMATIAQNQSASLDTNYTQEFVDWAANKYGDKAQSMLTSAPSAREAAMEFVNERLKPEITGDYQQGRSDLVTGSEHEPFSGKHIVHPAQSNQQMTGAADTQGSGHYNMSESSEGVISASSGDSHLYGSNRLYGDQNMPLRQDTSARANESSLADSGHSYSDGQTMRSAENHSGHTRNQYGGEEYRSAPVVNNHRGENHSVGSSEYASETEQVSTAINITSDRNAAGGRITGNDMSDSFKENQQRLREQAGKTFEPQNDLKRRAAEQRSDNLHNINDSADEIAKKQSTVQASSGILKGEQENAQGKFASGYETEKGKQNFIPTDPSVEDVQARLAELRKKAG